The sequence below is a genomic window from Myxococcales bacterium.
CGGACTCGAGCGCGCTCGCAAACTAGCGCCGAGCGAACCGCGGCTCAGGGAGCGTCTGCGCGCGCTCTACGAGGCCATTGGTGACAACCGCGAGCTCGCCCAGTTCGTGCTCGACGAGGCCGCGAACGAACAGCAAGTGACCCGCAAGTTCGAGCTGTTGCTGCAGGCCGGGAACTTGCTCTTGATGCCCGACGGAGCCGGCGCGCGCGCTCGAAGTGCTCGAGGTGGCGCGGGGGATCAGCCCCGATAGCGTCGATGGCGCCGTGCTGTCAGCCCGCGCGTATGCGGCCGTCGGGCGCGCGGAAGAAGCGATGGCGCTCTTGTCCGAGGTGATCGCGGGTTACCGCGGCCGAAGGTCCAAAGAGCTCGGGCCGATCTACCGGGAAATCAGCCGCATCCAGCTGGCTGAGGGATTCTTGTCCGACGCGCTGGGTTCGCTGACCAAGGCCTTCGAGATGGACATGAAAAATGGCGTGCTCGCGATGGAGCTCGGGCAACTCGCGCTCGACATGGACGAGCTCGAGGTCGCGGGTCGGGCGTTCCGTGGTGTGACGATGTTGCGACCCGGAGACGAAGAAGACGGCGAGGCGGTCAGCGTCGAAATGAAGGCTCATGCCCAGTACCAGCTCGCGCTCCTTGCGCAGCGCGCGGGTGACCCCCGGCGCGCGCGGGTGCTGGCGAGCAAGGCGCTCAGCGACAATCCCGAACACGACCTCGCCCGGCAGCTGCTTGCCGAGCTGGACGGCGCTTGAGCCCGCTTGACGATGCGGCTGGGGTCGGCTCTGATGGCGTCCCCCAATGAAGCGGCAGAAGCGCCTCACCAAGCGCGAGAAGAAGGCTCTCGATCCCACCCACCGACCTGGCCCCAACACCAAGTCGCAGCACATTCACTGCATTGCGTGCGGGCGCCACATCGATGGCGAGGAGTTCAGCGGCTCGCCTGCGACCGCCACCGTGATCACCTGTGATCACGGCTCGCAATTTCCGTCCTGCACGAGCTGCATGCAGGATGCGGAGCGCCTGGTCGCGACCCACGACAAGACGGGTCAACCCGTCCAGACCGCGGCCGCCTGGCACTGACTTCGAGCAGCCCCGCCGGCGCGCTCAGCGCTTGCGCGCGGCCTTGGATGCGGCGGCCTTTTTGCTCCGTCGGGCGCCTTTGGAGCCGCCGGCCCCGCGATCGAGCCAGTGCAGCGCGGCGCGGTACATGCCGCTCTTTTTCTCCAGCAGCACCTCGTGGCCCATGTCCTTCGGGGTCGAGACCCGGGTGGCGACCTTGTGTCGTTCGAGCCACTCCTCCAGCTGATGAGTGCCTTCGATCACGCTGTCGGCTTCACCGGTGATCAAGTACACACGCTTGAGTGCCGCCGCGCTCTTCTTGAGCTCCTCGAGACCCGAACCTCCCCAGTAGGAGGTGTTGCCCGCCAAGATCAACCAGCGGTTGAACGTCCGCGGCTCACGCACTCCCACGTTGAGCGCGACGTAGGCCCCCTCGCTGAATCCGATCAGGGTGTTGCCAACCAGCTGAACCCGGCGGCCATGCTCCTTGCGTAGCGCCTTCAGGGTGGCCAGCGTTATCTGCTGCCCGCTGTACCAGTTGTTGCTCCAGTCGCGCCCGTCGCCGTGGGCGCTCGGCCCGCTCGGGCACACCAGCCAGCCGAAGCGGCGGGCAACGGGCGCCCAACGCCGGCAATCCCTGAGCGGGCTGCCCCCGCGACCGTGCAGATACATCACCACGGGCTTCATGCCCTTGCGGCCCGGACCCACCGGTTCGTAATAATAAGCGTCCTCGTGCCCAGGCACTGCGAGGATGCGCATTCCGTCCCTGCCGAAGCTGCGGCTCTTTGGATCGCTGTCCTCTGCGGCGTCACCGCGGTCTTCCTTCGAGGTCTCGGCCTTCGCGGGCTTCTTCGGCTTTTCGTCCTCTTCGTCGGAATCGTCCGCGGCGTCATCCGACGCGCTGGCCTCCTTGGTGTCCCCAGTGGCTTTGTCGTCGTCGGCGTCGGGGATGACGAGCTTTTCGCCGACCTTGAGCCGTGCCTTGCGGTCGATGCCGTTCGCCTTGCACAGGTCGTCGATGCTCACGTGATAGCGCTTGGCGATCTTGCCGAGGGTGTGTCCCTTGCCAATCACGTGGGTGCGCTGCGCGGCGCCCGCTTCACCGGAGAGGGCGAAGACGAAGCAGAAACAGAGGAGGAGGAGCACAATCCGTCGCATGGGCGGCCCCAGCGCTAGCACAACCCGGCCTGCGAGGGGAAAGGCTTGGTGGATTCCAAGCCGCCGGCGGCGTGGCCCGGCGCAAATCCTGGAAAGTCGCGGCAAACGCCCGGAGAATCCCTGGCCGCCGAACGGCCTTTCGCCCGCCCGCCGGTCGTGCTGAAGGAGTCGCTCGTGTCGAACCCCGACAGCCAGCGCGCGGGACCGCGGCCGGACCAGAAGGCCCGCCGTCACTTCAGCATGCTGAGGGAGTTCAGTCTGGCCGACTTGATCACCCTCGGCAACGGGTTCGCAGGCATGGCCAGCGTGCTGTCGGTCATGAAGTACCTCGAGACCCAAGCTCCACGCTTCCTGTGGTTCGCCTTCGGGCTCTTGCCGTTCGCGATGGTGTTCGATTTCCTGGACGGCCGCGTCGCGCGCTGGCGGCGCAAGAATTCGGCGCTCGGTGCTGACCTGGACTCGCTCGCGGATCTGATCTCGTTTGGCGTGGCTCCCGCGGCGCTGGCGTTTGCCGTCGGTATGCGGGGCGGAGTCGACGCCGCGGTGCTGGTCTACTTCGTCGGCTGCGGGATCAGCCGCCTGGCGCGGTACAACGCCACGGCCGACCAGCTCAGCGACGAGAGCGGGAAGGTCCGCTACTTCGAGGGAACCCCGATCCCGACCAGCATGGTGTTGGTCATGGTGCTGGCGTTCCTGGCCAAAGAAGGGCGCATCGGCGCAGCGTTACCCTTCGGCCAGCTCGAGCTCGCTGGCTTCGTGTTCCACCCGCTCGCTCTGATGTACTTCGTGAGCGGGAGCGCGATGATCAGCAAGACCCTGCGCATCCCCAAACCTTGACGCGAGGGACGCTCAGCGAGTGAGCTCGACGCCGGTCGCCACGAACTGAACTTCGCGCACCGTTCCGTCCGGATTCTTGTTGGCGAACTTGGCGCCCTCTTCTTCGAGGTGCTCGACGTGGCCCTTCTTCATGGTCTGCACATTCACCACGCCCTCGAGCTTGGCGTGGGCTCCAGCAGAGTTGGTCGGGACGAAGAACCCGTAGTCCTTGAACGTCACGCGGGCGCCCCGTGCTTCGTTGCTCGTGCTCTCCGCGAGCTCCATCCAGCAGCCCTTCCGAGAACAGGCGCGTCGGACCTCGCCCTCGACGACGACCGTCTTGCCCTCGTACGATTCGGGTTTGCCGAGCACTTCCCCCAGCTGAACGGGCGCGGCCGGCGCGATGGCGGCGCCATAGGTCTTGGTCTCGGCAGCGGCGGTCTTGGTGGTCGCAGCCGGGGGAGCACCTGCGTTTAGTGCGGGTTCCACCGGGGTCGACTCACACGCGAGGGCGGCCAGGGCCGTCGCCAGCAGCAGGGCTCGGGGGCTCATGTCCGAGCGAATTATCGCACGCCGGGCGCTCACGCAAGGCAGCGCCCGCTGCTGGATCCGGGGCATCGGGGCCAGGCTGCGCGCTACAAACCGCCACCGGCACTCCAGAACCCCGTTCGAGCCTGGACGGCCAGGGTGAACCGCGCCAGATTCTGCCCATGCCAATCGGCCGTGCCATCTCCGCGGGCGCCATCCTTGCCCTCGCGCTCGCTGCAACGAGCGCCTTCGCCGCCGCCGACGAGGAGCACGAGTCGGCAGCCCAGTCGGACTTCAGCGCGCCCGTGGAGGGCGCGGCCGCGCTCGAGGGACGCATCCTCGGGCCGTGCTGCTGGACCCAGACCCTGGACATCCACGGGTCGCCCATTTCGAACGATCTCCGGCGTGAGCTTCGCAGGCGCCTCTTGGCGGGGGAATCCGCCGACGCGATCCAGGCGGACTTCGTGCGCCGCTACGGCGAGCGCATCCTGGCAGTGCCGCCAGGCAACCCGCTGAAGGACGTCGGCGTGCTGCTCTCACTCGCGTTCGGCGCGGCCGGAATCGGGGCAGGCGCGATGCTGCTCAGGTGGCGACGACGCGCTCAGGCCGATCAGGCAAACCGTCTCGACGAGGACGCTGGCGCCGGGAAAAAGCCGCGCAAGCGCGACGCCTACGACGACCAGATCGACTCCGAGTTGGAAAAACTGTGAGGCCTCGCGGGACATGAACGTCGCCATGTGGGGACGCGCGCTCAGCGTGATCCCCCGCGTCAGCAAGGAAGAGTGGGCAACCCTCGACGTGGTGAGCCGTTGGCTCATCGCCACGCGGTCCGCCGTGATCATCATGACGGTGATCGCCAGCGGCATCGCGGGACTGTTGGCGTATCGAGACGGGGCGTTCGACGCCGTGCTCTGGGGGCTGTGCACCGTGGGGCTTGCCTTTGCGCACGCGACCAACAACCTGATCAACGATCTGACCGACCACAAGAAGGGCGTCGACAAAGGGAACTACTTCCGGACGCAGTACGGGCCGCAGCCCCTCGAACACGGCTTGATGACCGTCCGGCAGGTGCTCGTGTACATCGCGTTCACCGGGCTGGTTGCCCTCGCCGCCGGCGCGCTCTTGGTGTCGCAGCGCGGGCAGATCACCCTGACCCTGTTCGGCGTCGGCATCTTCTTCGTGCTCTTTTACACCTGGCCGCTGAAATACATCGGCATGGGGGAGCCCGCGGTCCTGGTCGTTTGGGGGCCCCTCATGGTCGGCGGCACTTACTACGTAGTGACGGGGCGTTTCGACTGGCACGTGGCGCTTGCCAGCCTGCCGTTTGCCCTCGGCGCGACCTCCGTGCTGTTTGGAAAACACATCGACAAGCTCGAGGCCGATCAGGGGAAGGGCATCCGCACGCTGCCGGTGCTGCTCGGTGAGTCAATCTCCCGCTACACCACCATCGGCATGGTCTTCGCGCAGTACGCGCTGGTCTTGTACATGATCGTGACGCGCTACCTTTCGCCGGTGATGTTGATCGTGTTCGTCGCGGCTCCGACCTTCCTGCTCTTGACCAAGGCGTACCGGGCGAAACGCCCTCCCCAGCCGCCGCCGGAGTTCCCGCCCAACATCTGGCCGCTGTGGTTCGTGGCCTTTGCCTTCCACCACACCCGCCGCTTTGGCATGTTGTACGTGCTCGGGCTGTGTGCCGACGTTGTGCTCACGAAGAGCGGCGTCGTCGGCCGCTGAGGGCGATCCCGAGCGCAGCCACGCCGGCGATCGCGGCGATCAGCGAGAGCAGCGTCGGCACTCCCAGCTTCTGACCGAAGGTCTCGCCCACGAGCCAGCGACGGGTGGTGGCCAGGGCACACAGATTGAACACGACGTGCACGACCATGGCGCCGGCGACCCCGCCGCTCAGCTGACGCGCCGTGCCGGCGGCGAGACCCAGTCCGAGCGCCGAGACCCAGCGCACGATCCCGAGGCCGCCGGGCATGTCCGCGTGCATGGCGGCGAAGACCGCCGCGCTCACCAGCGTGGCAAGACCCCCGCCCAGGAGACCGCCCGACAGCATCCGCCAGGCCTTGAGCCCCGAGCCCGTCTCGAGCACCCCCTCGGGAAGGGCGTTCGAGCTCGCTGCGAGCTCGGGCCGCGCCAGCCGCTCCCGGAGCGCGTTGATGCCCGTCTGCGCGGCGGACCACACACCACCGCGGAACATCAGCTCCTCGCAGACGGGCGAGACCACTACACCCCAGACAATGGCCAAGAGCAGGCCCGAGCCGACCAGCTCGCGGCCGAACTCGCCGCTCGACTGCTGCACCGCTTGCCGACCACCGGCGCGCAGCTCCTCGAGCAGCGTCGGCAAGGCGGCGTAGATGGCGGCATAACTCGCCGCGACGTACACGGCGACGGCGCTGAAGGTCAGCACGAGGAGTCGACGGGCGGGAGCGGCCTCGAGGCCGAGTGAAGCGCGCGGCCGCGGTAGGACGAGCGCGGCGAGGCCCAGGCCAAGACCCGCGGTCACGAGCTGCGCCAACGTCAGGTAGGTCTGCAGGCTGAGTTGCCGCGCCACTGCCAGCGGGATCAGGCGCACCGCGTGCTCCGCCACCAGGCGAAACGCCGCCACCCAGAGCGCCGCAACGAGCAGGTGCCGAAGGACGTCCGAGCCCGAAGTGCGCCCCGTGTTCATGCGCTCACCAGGGCAAGGTTTCGCCGTTTTGGTGCAGGAATCGGCCAGTGTTGCCGAGCTCGAGCTCGTCGATGCGGGCGAGCAGGCCGCGGACCGACTCCTCCGCATCGATCATGCCGTGCCCCGAGGTCATCTCCGTGCGCACGGAGCCGGGGTGCAGGATCGCCACCGCAATACCTTGCGGAGCGAGGTCTCGCGCCAGCGATACGCCGGCCGCATTCAGCGCCGCCTTGCTCATGCGGTAACCGTAGAAGCGGCCCGAGCCGTTGTCGGCAATGGACCCCATACGACTGGTGATCAGCGCCACCTTGCTGCCCTTGGCCATTCGGCCCGCCAGCGCGCGGGTGAGAAACAGCGGGGCGACGGCGTTCAGCTCGAGCTGCCGCATCACGTTCTCGAGCTCGAGGTTCTCCAGGCTGTCGGGTAAGAGCACGCCGGCGTTCTGGATCAGGAGCTCGATCTCATCCTTCGCCAGCCGCTCGGCCAGCTTGGCCCGAGCGTCGGCCTGGGTGACGTCGATCCCCGATTCGACCCGTGCTCCGAGCGAGTCGAGCTCCGCTGAGCTTTGTCTGCACACCGCGACGACGTCTTTGCCGCGTGCGCGGAGCTGCCGGCAGAGCTCGAGGCCAATGCCGCGGTTTGCGCCGGTGACGACTGAGATCCCCATGTTCAACTGCCTTTCGGGTTCAAGCCTCGCGGCTCTTCGTGCGCCGCTTCGTGCCGGTGGAACTGCGTTTCTTCCGGGCCGCGGGCTCGGCCGCGCCCTCGGCTGCCGGCTGTTCGACCGCCGGTGTCGCCTCGTCGCTGTGGACCTCGCCTCGAAACAGCTCCTCCGCCGCTTCGGCTGCGCGGCGCGCCTTCTCGGTCTCGCCGCGCATTTCCATCAAGAATCGACTCGGGATCTGCGCCCGGGCTTTGCCCCATTTCATCCGGGTCTTACACAGGGTCAGGCTCAAGTTGTCCTTGGCCCGGGTGACACCGACATAGCACAGCCGCCGCTCTTCCTCGATGCTGCGCCCGTCGATGATCGAACGGCTGTGCGGCAAGAGGCCCTCTTCCATGCCGACCATGTAGACGTGCGGGTACTCGAGCCCTTTGGCGCTGTGCAGCGTCATCAGAGTGATGGCGTGAAGCTGACGTTTGTCCTTCTGGTCATCCTTCTGATCCTCGCGCCCGGCCAGCGTCGTGACCTCCAGAAAACCGAGCAGAGACGGCTGTTCCTCCCGGGCCTCGTACTGAGCGACGGCGTTGACCATCTCCTCGAGCGACTGCCAGCGGGCCTCGACGTCCCCGGCGTTCTTGTAGACCCGCTCGAGCTCCGACTTGTAGTTGACGGTGCTGATCAGCTCGCGCACCAGCTCGCCGAGCGGCTCCTGCCCCAGGCGCTGGCGAAAGCCCTCGATCATGCGGCGAAAGGCCTCGATGCGCTCGCCGGCGTAGTGGGGAATGTCGCCGCTCGCGATGGCCTCGGGCAACACCGACCACAGCGGCTGCCCGGCCGCCACGGCCTGCTCGAGCAAGACCTCGACCGTGCTCGCGCCGATGCCGCGGGGTGGGGTGTTCAAGATCCTGAGCAGGGACACCTCGTCCGAGGGGTTGGCCAGCACCTTCAGGTAGGCGAGCACGTCCCGGATCTCCTTGCGGTCGTAGAAGCTCATGCCACCGACCAGCTGATACGGAACTCGCTCTCTTCGCAGCTCCAGCTCGAACGCCCGGGGTTGTTCGTTGGTGCGAAACAAGATGGCGATGTCGCTGGGTGACACGCGATCGGACTTCTCCGGGTCGATGCGCGACTTGATCTCGCGGACCACACTCTCGGCCTCGCTGGTCTCGTCTTCGAAGCGGATGAAACGCGGTGGCTCGCCGCCTTCGCGAAATGGCCTGAGCACCTTGTCGTGGCGCGTGGTGTTGTGGCGGATCAGGGTGTTGGCGAGGGCGAGGATCGGTGCGCGCGAGCGGTAGTTGTCCTCGAGCCGCACCACCTTGGCGTCGCTCCAGTCGCGCTGAAAGCTGAGAATGTGGGTGACCTCCGCGCCGCGCCAGCCGTAGATCGATTGGTCGTCATCGCCGACCACACACAGATTCCGATGCCGGTCGGCGAGCGCCTTGACGATGCGGTACTGCAGGCCGTTGGTGTCCTGGTACTCGTCGATCAGGAGGTGGTCGAAGCGAGTGGCCTCGGCGAAGCGCGCCT
It includes:
- a CDS encoding cytochrome c-type biogenesis protein CcmH encodes the protein MPIGRAISAGAILALALAATSAFAAADEEHESAAQSDFSAPVEGAAALEGRILGPCCWTQTLDIHGSPISNDLRRELRRRLLAGESADAIQADFVRRYGERILAVPPGNPLKDVGVLLSLAFGAAGIGAGAMLLRWRRRAQADQANRLDEDAGAGKKPRKRDAYDDQIDSELEKL
- a CDS encoding LysM peptidoglycan-binding domain-containing protein, producing MLLLLCFCFVFALSGEAGAAQRTHVIGKGHTLGKIAKRYHVSIDDLCKANGIDRKARLKVGEKLVIPDADDDKATGDTKEASASDDAADDSDEEDEKPKKPAKAETSKEDRGDAAEDSDPKSRSFGRDGMRILAVPGHEDAYYYEPVGPGRKGMKPVVMYLHGRGGSPLRDCRRWAPVARRFGWLVCPSGPSAHGDGRDWSNNWYSGQQITLATLKALRKEHGRRVQLVGNTLIGFSEGAYVALNVGVREPRTFNRWLILAGNTSYWGGSGLEELKKSAAALKRVYLITGEADSVIEGTHQLEEWLERHKVATRVSTPKDMGHEVLLEKKSGMYRAALHWLDRGAGGSKGARRSKKAAASKAARKR
- a CDS encoding prenyltransferase, translating into MNVAMWGRALSVIPRVSKEEWATLDVVSRWLIATRSAVIIMTVIASGIAGLLAYRDGAFDAVLWGLCTVGLAFAHATNNLINDLTDHKKGVDKGNYFRTQYGPQPLEHGLMTVRQVLVYIAFTGLVALAAGALLVSQRGQITLTLFGVGIFFVLFYTWPLKYIGMGEPAVLVVWGPLMVGGTYYVVTGRFDWHVALASLPFALGATSVLFGKHIDKLEADQGKGIRTLPVLLGESISRYTTIGMVFAQYALVLYMIVTRYLSPVMLIVFVAAPTFLLLTKAYRAKRPPQPPPEFPPNIWPLWFVAFAFHHTRRFGMLYVLGLCADVVLTKSGVVGR
- a CDS encoding tetratricopeptide repeat protein, whose amino-acid sequence is MLSARAYAAVGRAEEAMALLSEVIAGYRGRRSKELGPIYREISRIQLAEGFLSDALGSLTKAFEMDMKNGVLAMELGQLALDMDELEVAGRAFRGVTMLRPGDEEDGEAVSVEMKAHAQYQLALLAQRAGDPRRARVLASKALSDNPEHDLARQLLAELDGA
- a CDS encoding CDP-alcohol phosphatidyltransferase family protein, translated to MLREFSLADLITLGNGFAGMASVLSVMKYLETQAPRFLWFAFGLLPFAMVFDFLDGRVARWRRKNSALGADLDSLADLISFGVAPAALAFAVGMRGGVDAAVLVYFVGCGISRLARYNATADQLSDESGKVRYFEGTPIPTSMVLVMVLAFLAKEGRIGAALPFGQLELAGFVFHPLALMYFVSGSAMISKTLRIPKP
- a CDS encoding DUF4920 domain-containing protein — its product is MSPRALLLATALAALACESTPVEPALNAGAPPAATTKTAAAETKTYGAAIAPAAPVQLGEVLGKPESYEGKTVVVEGEVRRACSRKGCWMELAESTSNEARGARVTFKDYGFFVPTNSAGAHAKLEGVVNVQTMKKGHVEHLEEEGAKFANKNPDGTVREVQFVATGVELTR
- a CDS encoding CPBP family intramembrane metalloprotease, with the translated sequence MNTGRTSGSDVLRHLLVAALWVAAFRLVAEHAVRLIPLAVARQLSLQTYLTLAQLVTAGLGLGLAALVLPRPRASLGLEAAPARRLLVLTFSAVAVYVAASYAAIYAALPTLLEELRAGGRQAVQQSSGEFGRELVGSGLLLAIVWGVVVSPVCEELMFRGGVWSAAQTGINALRERLARPELAASSNALPEGVLETGSGLKAWRMLSGGLLGGGLATLVSAAVFAAMHADMPGGLGIVRWVSALGLGLAAGTARQLSGGVAGAMVVHVVFNLCALATTRRWLVGETFGQKLGVPTLLSLIAAIAGVAALGIALSGRRRRSS
- a CDS encoding UvrD-helicase domain-containing protein, whose product is MPEPKLNPPQRAAVTTLSGPLLVLAGAGTGKTRVITFRIAALIKSGIKPSRILAVTFTNKAAREMKERAMALIKTKRRRGEAGPEISTFHSLCVRVLRRHADKLGYPKEFSIYDRGDQETVARSALRDIRVGHEKLRPGDLIAAISAWKGTSTRPDAAEETAENDKAQLAAMAYRRYQEHLRTSGAMDFDDLLLKTEELFARFPEARFAEATRFDHLLIDEYQDTNGLQYRIVKALADRHRNLCVVGDDDQSIYGWRGAEVTHILSFQRDWSDAKVVRLEDNYRSRAPILALANTLIRHNTTRHDKVLRPFREGGEPPRFIRFEDETSEAESVVREIKSRIDPEKSDRVSPSDIAILFRTNEQPRAFELELRRERVPYQLVGGMSFYDRKEIRDVLAYLKVLANPSDEVSLLRILNTPPRGIGASTVEVLLEQAVAAGQPLWSVLPEAIASGDIPHYAGERIEAFRRMIEGFRQRLGQEPLGELVRELISTVNYKSELERVYKNAGDVEARWQSLEEMVNAVAQYEAREEQPSLLGFLEVTTLAGREDQKDDQKDKRQLHAITLMTLHSAKGLEYPHVYMVGMEEGLLPHSRSIIDGRSIEEERRLCYVGVTRAKDNLSLTLCKTRMKWGKARAQIPSRFLMEMRGETEKARRAAEAAEELFRGEVHSDEATPAVEQPAAEGAAEPAARKKRSSTGTKRRTKSREA
- a CDS encoding SDR family oxidoreductase; protein product: MGISVVTGANRGIGLELCRQLRARGKDVVAVCRQSSAELDSLGARVESGIDVTQADARAKLAERLAKDEIELLIQNAGVLLPDSLENLELENVMRQLELNAVAPLFLTRALAGRMAKGSKVALITSRMGSIADNGSGRFYGYRMSKAALNAAGVSLARDLAPQGIAVAILHPGSVRTEMTSGHGMIDAEESVRGLLARIDELELGNTGRFLHQNGETLPW